A segment of the Symmachiella macrocystis genome:
CGTTTGAAAATCTGACAGCCCGTCCAGTTCGTCACGAAACAAATCCTTGGTGACCAGTTTGTCTTCTGGACCCAATTCATGCAGCGAAAGCGTGATTACGTCCAAATTCGGCCGGACGCGTATCACCGCATCAGGCAGATCAAGGCTCGAGGTTCCGGTACTGAAACCCAGATTGAACGCCAAGCCAATACAAGCGCCCACGATCAGCGCAATGAGGATTTGAATGTGCAGCGCCGGACGTTTCATAAAATGCGGTCCTGACGGGTTTTTAAAACGGGGGCTAAACTTTGCGAAACGACCGACAACGTCTTACTTGCGAGCCAGTGGGTGTTTGAGTGGCAACCAGGCCCCGTTTTCGGCACTGCTGGCGACGCACTGTTGGATGAAGTACATCCCTTCGACGCCATCGGCCACGTTGGGATAAATAGTGTCGGTCTTCTCAAACGTCTTACCCAAGGCACGGTCGGCCATCGCATCGTAGGCAAAGCGATAGACATTGGCGAAGGCTTCGAAAAAGGCTTCGGGGTGTCCCGCCGGCAACCGGCATGCGGCGGCGCCCGATGCGTTCGTGAACGGAGCGTTGGGGTCGCGCGTATAAACTTGATGCGGCTGTCCGTTGCGGCGGACCATCATTTGGTTCGGGTCTTCCTGCCGCCACTGCAGTGCTCCCTTTGTGCCATCGACTTCGATAAACAGGTCGTTCTCACGGCCATGGGAGATTTGACTAGCCGTCACGGTTCCCAGTCCACCGTTTTCGAGGCGAATCACGGCGTGTCCGTAGTCATCCAACCGTCGGCCGGGAGCGAAGATCTTCAGATGACTCGAGACTTCCTCGGGCAACAGTCCCGTCATATAGCGGGCCAAGTTGTAGGCGTGCGTGCCGATGTCGCCAAAGGCGCCGGCAGCGCCGGACTTGGCCGGATCGGTCCGCCAAGCCGCTTGTTTTTGATCGTCATCTTCCAAGCGTGAACGCAACCAACCTTGCATGTAGTTGGAGCGAAAGGCCTGAATCTCGCCGAGTTCGCCGCTCTGAATCATTTCTCGTGCTTGGCGAATGAGCGGGTAACCGGTGTAATTGTGAGAGAGCGCGAAGACCGCTCCCGATTTTTCCACCAACTGCGCCAACTCTTCGGCTTGCTCAAGATCAAACGTCATCGGCTTATCGCAGATCACGTTGAATCCCGCTTCGAGTGCGGCTTTGGCAATCGAGAAATGCGTGTGGTTTGGTGTGGCGACCGAGACAAAATCAATCCGTTTGTCTTCCGGCAGCGCCGCTTCGCTCGAGAGCAACTCATCCACCGAGCCATACGCTCGGTCGGGTTTGATGTCGTAATCCGGTGCCGATGCTTTGGCCCGCTCAGGATCGGAGGAGAGCGCGCCGGCGACGAGTTCGGCCCGATTATCAAGCACTGCCGCTGTGGCATGCACGCGGCCAATAAACGATCCCGCGCCCCCGCCGACCAAAGCCATGCGTAATTTGCGATTCAAATCCCCGTTGGTTGCCATCGTCTTGGTACTCCTGAAAAAATATCTCGGATGAACAGTCCGCGCAGCTAGAGGGCAGACTGTTGCCGGCCTTCAAGCTTTTCTGTCAAAAATATTGTTTGTTTGGTGTGAATCCTTGGCAAAAAAATCGTTCCCAGTGGATGACGGCTTGGTCGTGGTCTGAGAATTGTTGCGCACCCAATTCTGAGTCCAACCGATGCTAACGATTTCGGTGAATGGGTCATCCCTACCGAATCGGGTGAGGTTTCGGTGCCAGACCTTTCGTAATCTATTTGGGAAGCACCAGTTGTACCAAATCTCAAAACACAATGCTCGCCTCAGAAAACGATTTGCATCTAGCAGAAAAAAAACGTCTGCGATACACTACGGTCGCAGTTCGAAAACTTTCAAGAACGTACCGGCCGGTCCCGAAAATCAGGGCTTCATACGGCCGTCAATGGGCTTTGGAAACTACTTTTTCGATTCGCCTCCAAAAGACAACGTGTGAGGCGGATTCGTCACGGTTTGAAACAATTATCTTAAAAGGGCGCCGCTATGCGAAATCGTATTGTGAACCAACGCACAACTTGGATGGGATTGGGGCTGATATTTGGAGTGGCAGTCTCCTATCTCTGGCCCCACGAACCGGCGCAGGCAATCACCAATAGCCGCGCGGAAAAATTCGAAATGATCACCTGTCCCGCCGCAACGGCAGGAAATGAAGGGGTGTTTGTATTCGATCACATCACCGGTCAGGTGCGGGGAGCCGTGCTCGACCCCCAAGCGGCGACGTTCACCGCATTTTATTTCCGCAATGTGGCTCAGGACTTCGATCTGCAAAACTTGGGGGGCAAACCCCAGTTCGCGATCGTGGCCGGATATGCACAGTTGCAGAATAAACCGGGCGTTCGAGTGCAGACTGCTCCGGGCATTATCTACGTTGCCGAACTCACCTCCGGCATGGTCCGTAGCTATGCCTTTTCATGGGAGCGGACCACACGTCAGGCCGCACTCCAAGAGTTGACTCCGGTCTCCCAGTTCCCCTTCCGACAGGCGGATGTCCAATAGGCCAGCTGGCGATTTTGATCAGCAGATTCACAAGCATTGAAACGGTTGGGTGTCATCCAACAGGACGCTCGGCCGTTTTTCGTATTTGACCGGCCCGCTAATCGCGATCCGCCAGACGGCGGCAGACAATCCCCCGAGCCTTTCCCGTAATACGGGCAAAGATCAACACCCCGGCCTGCGTGCCCGGCAACGGGAGCTTTTTGCGGATGGCTTCGGCTTGGATCGGAATGTGTCGGCATTTGATTTCAACCTGACCGAAGTCCGCTTGTCGGAAATACCGGCGAATCTCTTTGTCGTTGTTCGGAAGATCGGCCAACACCTCAAAGCCCCGTACAAACGGTGATTGAATCGGCTGTTCGCCGGTCAAGTATTCTTCCGCATCATCCAGCCTCGCTAAGCCCAGTTCAGTGGCCGCTAAGTCAATCAACCCCGCGCGAACGACCGCTGGATCGGGATCGAACAAATATCCGCCCAACGGCGACTGTTCGGCGAAGACCTCTAAATCATTGCCGGTCAAACTCGCACCGCTCGGTAACATGGTCGCCCGCCATGACTTCGGGCCGGCCAATTCGCCAAACCACACGGTGGCCTCTTTGCACTCCCCGTTGAGGCTGATCAATTCGATTTCGCAGTGGGGAAACTTCCCACCAAAATTTGATGCCGGACTAAGCTTCATCGCCCCGCCGCGGGCATGCGCCGGTAGACCTTGGAGAAACTCCAGATCGGGACGATAGTCCTCCAGTTTGATCGACCGTGCCGGTCCCTTGGCGCGGCGGTCGGGGTCGATGTGCACTAGTTGTCCCGCAAGCGGAACCTGTTCCACATCGCCGCAGAGTGATTGCATCCGGTCGGCAACCCCCGCTACTTCCGCATTCCATTGCGTTCGCAAACAGGCTACGGGATTGCGGTCAACCGCCACGACATTGCAGCGGGCCGCTAGTGCGATGGCATCCGCGCCGATGCCACTGCACAAATCAATGACATCGCCGGTAAACCGCTCGGCTTTGTGCGCGGCGACAATTTCCGACGTCGCCTGTTCCATGCCTTGGCGATCGAACCACATCTGCTCAGCAGCGGCAAATTTTTCCGCTGCCTTCTTCCGCAATTCTACCAACGTCAACGCAGCACGCACCAAATCAGCGGGAAACTCACGCCGCAATTGTTGCTGCACCCGCATCGCATCGCCCGTCTGAGCAGCGGCGGCTTCCAGGATGTGGGGTTGGCTCCGCAATTTATGTAACAGCTGCCATTGTTGCCAGTCAGCCAATTCCGCAGTACGCCCGCTCATTGCATCGAAGTCCAATCGGTCAAGGGCGTCAACTGCCCCTCCTGCTCTTCCATGACACTGATCCGAGACGAAAACGGCCCCTGCTCCGGTCGGACGGGCAGAAACTGGCTGAGCGTGCCCATTCTCCCAGTGATTTGCACAGCTAGTTGTTCAATGCTGCCGTCTCCTTGACGAATCTCCCAGACATACTGTGCCTGGGGATTGGGTGTGTAGGTCCGAAATCGGTAATCCACAGAAAACCCGATTTGCGTGCCGTTAGGCAAGGTCTGGGGGAGCGCAATCCCCGTCTTCAATTTTCCCGGCCATTTGGATTCAACAGCCTGTTGCCCCTGTACCGCGTCTGGTGCCATTTGCTCCCGGTCCGGAGGAATCGCTTTCTCATCGCAGCCGAGTAAAATCGTGAGAGATGATATCAAGACAAAAAAAGTCAGGTTTCGCTGGAACATCAGGGACCTCTCCTCTGTTTGAATAGCACCACGCGGTCGAGTATACCGAATTGCAATCAATGATTCACTCGGCTAGATTAGTTTGAGCCTCGCAAACGATTGTCGTGAGGTGCCAGAACCTCCCCCTTGCCAGAAAACCGACGAAGAATCATGCACATCGCTGATGGAATTATAAGCCCCGAAGTTTGTGCCGGCATGGCGGTTGCCTCCGCTGGCGCAGTGGGATTCAGCCTGCGGCAACTCAAGAAAACCGAGACCACCAAGACGATTCCGCTCACCGGCATGATGGGCGCATTGGTTTTCGCCGGTCAGATGGTCAACTTCCCCTTGGTCGTGGCTCCTGTATCCGGGCATTTGCTGGGCGGGGTGTTGGCATCGATAATTCTCGGTCCCTGGGCCGGGTGTTTGGTGGTGACCTTGGTGCTGGTCGTCCAATGGGCGCTATTTGCCGACGGCGGGATGGTCGCCTTGGGGGTCAATGTCTTTAACATGGGCGTGATTGGCGCACTGGGCGGCTATGCGGTCTACGCCGGTTTGCGGCGTTGGATGCCCAGTCCACGGGGCACAATCACATCAGCAATCATCGCCGCCTGGCTCAGTGTATTGGCGGCATCGACGATGTTTTGCCTGGAATTCGCACTCTCCGGGCACCATGACTATAGTTTGCCGAATCTGTTTGCATTGATGACCACGTTTCATAGTCTCATCGGTTTGGGCGAAGCGCTGATTACCGGATTTGTGTTAAGTGTCGTGCTCGATCAACGGCCTGATTTGGTATATGGCCAACCGAGCCTCGATAACATGCAAACCGAAACGCCGCGGCGCTCTTGGCAGGCGACTCCGTTGCGGACCGCTGTTGTCGGTTTGATGGTGGCGCTAGCAGTGGCGGGATTTTTAGCACCGTTTGCCTCAGGATACTCCGACGGCCTAGAAGCGGTTGCCGAGAAAATGGGATTCGATGCGCATGTTGATGCCGACCCGCAGGTGTTGGTTTTGGACGAATATCAAGTCCCGTTGGGCAGCGAAGATTCCTGGTTCATGAGCAAACTCTCCGTCTCGATTGCCGGCATCGGGGGGACGTTGGCAGTCTTCGCGATCGCCCTACTGTTGGGGCGCGGCTTGAAACCAGGCGCCGAGGCTGGCCATGCCACGTGATTTCCTGGATCCTTACAGCCGTGGAAACTCGATTTGCCACCGCTTGCCGGATCGCCTCAAGATATTGCTCGTTCTGGCCATGATCATCACCGCGCTGTTCGTCCCGCCGGAGAATTGGCCCGTGCATGGCTGCATGGCGGCCGCGGTCTTTTTGGCGATGACATTGGCCGGAATTCCACTGCGGTATTTGCTGGTGCGGCTGATGTTTTTTTTCCCCATGATCATGGGCCTGGCCATCGCCGTACCCGCTTCGACCGGTTTCACAAAAGGCTGGGACGTGATGGCAACCGTGTTGCTGCGAGGCACGTTGTCATTTATGGGAGTGTTGTGGCTGGTGAATGTAACGCCGTTTGACCGGTTGTTGGTGGCACTGCGACAACTCGGCTTGCCGCAAATGCTCGCAGCCATTTTAGCATTCATGTATCGGTATATTTTCGTAGTCTTTGACGAACTCGAGCGGATGCGTGAAGGCCGCCGGGCACGCACGTTTTCGAAACAGGGCCTATTGGCCGCCTGGAAATCCAACGCGCAGTTGATCGGCATGTTGCTGATTCGCTCAATGAACCGCGCCGAACGGGTCCACGGCGCGATGTGTGCCCGCGGATTCGACGGCGAAATCCGCACGCTCGATTCGTAACGGGCCAACTGTGTAATAACGGGCCAATAGTGTAATAGGGTATTTCACAAGATTTATGTCCGACGCCCCGTCCTCCCATTCACCCGTGCTCAGCGTCGACAAACTGTCGTATCGCTATCCCAACGGGCAAACAGCGTTGTCGGAAATTAGTTTCGACATCCAGCCGGGAGAGCGCATCGGTTTGGTGGGCCCCAATGGCGCCGGAAAAACCACACTGTTGCTGCACCTCAACGGCCTGTTGCCGGGGCATGATTTACCGGTCGCCGACGGACAATCAGCTGAGGCCACTTACCCAGTGCGGGTCTCCGGACTGCCTGCGCTACAGAAAAACCTGCCGGCGATTCGTCAGCACGTAGGTTTTCTGTTTCAGGATCCCGACGATCAACTGTTCTGTTCCACAGTCCGCGAAGACGTCGCCTTCGGCCCATTGAATTTGGGTCTGAGTCGTGAAGAAGTGCTCCAGCGTGTGGCAACACAACTTGCCGCAATGGGGCTGACCGACGTGGAAAACCGCAGTACGATGCAGCTCAGTTTTGGCGAACGTAAGCGCGTTTGTTTGGCCGGGATCCTTGCCTGCCAGCCGGACGTCTTGGCGCTTGACGAACCCTCCAGCAATCTCGACCCCCGCGCCCGCCGCGGTTTCATGCGGTTGTTAGAAGACTGTCCCGCAGCCCAGCTCATTGCCAGTCACGATTTGGAGTTGATACTCGACCTATGCACCCGCGTGATGGTGTTGGACCGGGGACGAATCCAAGCAGATGGTGAACCGGCAACGATCTTCTCCAATCAGCGACTCATGGAACTACACGGCTTAGAACTCCCGCTCAGCATCCGCTACGGCAAGCGATAACAATAGCACGTTTTGCGCCCTCTCGGGGCGTCTCGCATCAATGGTTTACGGCGCCATCGATGACCACCGCCATGGCTGCGCTTAATCGCTGCTGGATCGCTGTTAGCCGTTCCTCGCTCACCTCCAGCGAAAGCCGTCGGCAATCGTCTGCCAAGAGGACCAACTCCACACGATCGGGAAGACGTCCCAGCAGTTGCTGTGCCGCGAGCGCATACGTCCCCAATTGCAATTCATAGGCGGCCAATTGCGCCGCTTCGTCCCCGTGATGCGTCGTCCGTCCGGTTTTGTAATCGACGATTGTCCAAGTTCCGTCGGAAGACTCATACAGGCAATCGATAAAGCCGGCAATGTAACGCAGCGGGGTGTCGCCCTCGCTGGAACAGCGCCATTGGAACTCCAATTCGCGGAATATCCGTCGGGCAGTGCTCAATTCACGGCCGAGTGGCGACTGCTCGAAACCGCGAATCATCTCCGCTGCACGATGACGAATCTCTTCGGTCGCCCCATCAGCCAAGGTGAGACTGCACTCCTCGACGAGAGCTACGACGTCGCCGAAATCTTCAAAATCGACCTGTTCCAACGCCGCATGCACCAGGGTTCCCAAAATGGTTGCCGCATCAGCAGTCATCGGCGGCTCGTCATCATCCGGGCGACGAACCTGATCGAGCATGGCTGCCGGGCGGGAGTGCAGTTGGGCATCGATCTGTTCCAACTCCGACACACTAAACTGCCGCCGCTTGGATGAATTGGGTGCAAATCTCCGCAACGAGTCCGGCAAGACCATCGCTTCGGCTTGTTCCAATTCATCGGCAAGTTGGTTCAGCGGCAACAACCCGGTGAGTGATTCCTTCTTGATATCGGGTAGCGGCGGCTGTGACGTGCAGACGGCTACTTCAGGAACAGCGAGCAAATAGTCTTCGGGAATGATGGCTGCCCCGGTCTCTTCGTCGAGGCTCGGTTTTCCGGTTTCCAGATCAAAATACTTTGCCAAAATCTTCATCCAGGGCGAGGACAGTTTGTCGATCGCCTCTAGATTGGCAGAGAGAATCAAATGGTCGGCGGCGCGGGTGAGTGCCACGTACAACAACCGTTTCCGTTCCGCATCATCCTGTCGAGATTCCTCAGCTTTGAACAGGTTCTTCCCCAAGTGCTCAAACTTTCGGCCGAATTTAGCAGGGACCGACACCAACGGCCCCAATTGCGAATCATACTCCACTGTGTCGAGGCGCGACTCGGCTCCGCGGTCCAGGTCGGCGACCACCACCACCGGGAACTCCAACCCCTTGGACTTATGAATCGTCATGATGCGGATCACGTCGCTGGTTTCGGGATGCGTGGCGGCGAGTTCTTCTTGCTCCTCCTCGGCGACCGCTTGTTGCAACCGCTGCACAAAATCGGCCATCGTCAACAGCCCCGTCCGTTCGTGTTGCCGCGCCATCTCGATCAGTTTTCGCAAATTGGCCAATTTGCGGCGGCCCATAAACTCCGTGAGCAGCGCCGCATCGTAGCCAGTCCGTTCCAGCGCCAGACTCAACAAATGATGCAACGGCATGCGATCTTTTTCGCGGCGCAATTCCGCTAGCACCAGCGAGGCATTGCGGACCTGTTCTTGTTGTTGTTCCTCAATGTTCTCCGGTGGTGCGGCGGCGAGGGCTGCCGATAGCGTCCCCGAATTTTGAACCATCGCAAACAGCGTATCGTCCCGCAGTCCGAAAAACGGTGATCGTAGAATCCCCAGCAGACTGACGTCGTCGTCGGGATCGCCCAGGAATTGGCACAAATTGGCGATGTCGTAGACTTCTTGCTGCGCATAGAAAGCCCGCCCTCCCACCAAGTAATAGTCCAATCCATACTCACGCAGCGCTTGTTCGTAGTACCGCACGTCGGGCATCGCACGCAGCAAAATGCAAATGTCACCCGGCTCCACCGTTCGCAGTTCAGCCTGCCCCGTTTCCGGATTCTTCATGCGAATCCGGGGTACGCCGTCATGCAGCAGTTGATGCAAACGCCGTGCAATCCAATCGGCTTCGATACGGCGACGCTCATCCTTCGCGGTTTTCACTGGGCCGTCTTCACCTTCCGCAGGCGTTGCCCATAGGAACTCGACCGAAGGAGACGGCGAGAGTTGTTCGACATGCGGGATGAGCGGTTCGTAATCGTCCCCCAGTTCATCGGCAAACAGCGCGTTGACGAAATCCAAGATCGCCGGTTGGCTGCGGAAATTCATGCTTAGCGGCAACTGCGCGTCTTCGTGCAGTTTGTTCCGCAAGTCGGTGAACACCGCCGGGTCGGCGCGACGAAACCGGTAAATCGATTGTTTCTTGTCCCCCACCAAAAAGAGATTGCCGTTGATGAGCCGGTCTCCGCACAATGCTTCGACGATTTCCGCTTGAATGGGATCGGTATCCTGAAATTCATCGACCATCAACAGCGATATTCCCGCCGCGGCACTCCGCTGGACGCGAGGCGAATCTCGCAACAAGTTCCGCGCCCGCAATAACAGGTCGTCAAAGTCGAGTGCCCCCGCTTGCTGTTTTTGGCGTTCATACGCAGCCACCGCATACCGGGCGACACGCAGGGCCAACAATCCGCACGCGGCGGCCTGTTGGAGATCGTCCTCGTCGCCGAACTTGATTTTTGCCCCGGCGCCCGCCAAATCCTTGAGGGCTTTCAACGTGTCTCGGACACGTTGATGAATCTCGGGGGACGGCCAATACTTCGCAGATGCCGCATAGCTTAGCGACGCGTTTTTTGCGATTGCCTGCAGTATCTCTGCCGGGTTTTCGGTGGAAGCCTCTTCCGGAAGCGCTTCCAGCAAAATTGTCCGCCGCGGCCCGAGCCATTTCTGGTCGGGCGGACAGAATTCGGTCATCAATCGCAGTGCATCCCGCGCCGCTGGTGTGCGTCGCAAATCGATCAACGCTTCGCGCAATTCCTCGTTGGCCTGTGTCGTCCAGTTGTCGAGACACTCCTCAACCGTCACTTGCGACCAACGCTCGAAGTCGACGCGAAATCGTAGCGTGACGAACCGTTCCAAAATCGTTCGAGCACGCTCCAGGCCATGTTGCAGGACAATCGCTTTGGCATCCTCGTCGCTCTGTTCCAACTGCGTGAGTAACGATTCATTCACCGCATGCCGTAGGACCGCGTTGCTGGCATTCTGATCCAGGGATGTGAATCCAGGGTCGACGGCGGCTTCGACGGCGTGTGTTCTGAGCAGGGACCCGCAGAATCCGTGAATCGTACTGATGCGAGCCGTTTCCAGATCGCGGACGATGTCCAGCCAATGTGGGACCGCGTCACTGGGACAGGTTTGCAACCGTCGGTGGCATTCCTCACGGATTCGCCCGCGCATTTCGCTCGCGGCACGATCGGTAAACGTGATCGCCACCAGCTTACTCAATTCGGTTTTGTGCGGCCCCGGTTCCAGGTGCGATAAAAACCGTCGCGTGAGCACAAAGGTCTTTCCACAACCGGCCCCCGCCGAGAGGCCGACGGAATAGTCGCGCATGGAAATCGCAGCGGCCTGTTGCAGCGTGAGTGTGGTCGCGTCGTCCGTCATGGAATTTGCCAGCTTATCATCGTTGTAGAAATCATTTTGCTATCCGTGCCGAGTTTATTGGTCGCTGAGTTTCCAAGTTTTATGCAGCGTGTCGGCCAACGGCCGGATTTGACCCACACGGCAAGTCGTACTGTAAGGGCAATTCGTCGTGCATTTTGTGTCCTCGTTGTAAACCGGGAATTGTCCGCGACGAATTCCCGCTGCCATTTGCGGAATTGATTCTTCGAGCGTCGCCTGCAAATGTTCCCAGACTTCACTGGCTGTGAATTTCCCCTCGTTGACCTGCCCGGCGGTGAGCTTACTTTTGAATCCGGTTTCCTTTACGAACCAATAGCCCAGTTCCATCGGTTGCGCGCCGGCGGCCACCATCCCCAACCGCTCAGCAGCCATCGCATACAACGGCAATTGAATCAAACCTCCTTCCGAGATTTTTTTCGCTGTGAATTTGGTCGAGGTTCCGGTTTTATAATCCACCACGTTAAACGCCGGCGTTCCCGCGATTTCTCCAACGTCGATTCGATCAATCCGCCCACGAATTCGCACCGCCCGATGCGCGACGCCCAACACCAAACATTCGGCCGTTTCCGCAGCATCCGTCGCCGGATCACCCCCAGGAGCAGCGCCGAATCCGACCTCGTATCTCACCGGTTGCGGCGGTTCGTCCCAATTCTTCTCCGAATCCTTGGAATACTCGGCCCATTGCCTGGCGTATTCTTCACCCCATTCCGACAACAACCGCGTTTCGATTTCCGTCAAGGTCTGCATCAATTTCGGATCGTCCGCGTGTTGTCGCAACAGCGTCTGCAGCAGCTCATCGAATTGTGCGGACAACTCTTGTTCCGATGGCGGGTCATCGCCATTTTCCGTACTCACGGCGAGGTATTGCTGGTGCAATTTCTTAAGCACGTCGTGCACCACATTTCCCCGTTGCTTGTAATCTGTTTTCACCTCGGGGGCATCCAAGGCGTTCACGTTTAAGATTTGTCCCGCAAAATATTGAAACGGACAATTCGCGTATGCTTCCAGTTCCGTCGCACTGAATTCGTGGGCTATCGAGTACCGTTTGCCTAACAGAATCTGATGCTTGGCACCGGGGATTAGGCCTTCGTAGGGTGTGAAGCCGTGAATGCGGAAGCGGTGGTCGGCCATCGTTGCTGCTGCGAGAATATTGCGAACCAACGGTTCGTGTCCCGGCAACTCAAACAGCGAGCGCAGCGGACCGGCGTCCTTGTTTAGCGCTTGTTCAACAGCCACCACGCGGAGGTCCGCCTCGGTGAGCATCTCCGAAATCGGCGGCACCGGATCGAGTTCCATCCGCCGCATAATCGGGACGGCGCCTTCGTCGAACAGGTTTTGCAGCGTGAGCAGATAGGGGCTGGGCAGGAGCGGTTGGCCGGTGGAATTCATTGCCGGATAGCTCAAGATCAACCGTTGACGGGCACGGGTCACGACTCCGTAAAACAGCAGCATCTCGTCCTGCGTCCGCGACGTGCGATGCTGGAGCGGCAATCCTCGTTCGTTAAAATCGCGGCGGTCCGCTTCGCTGAAAAAACAATCGTCGCCGCGCCGCTGCGGAAATCCCGTCTCAGTCAGTCCGCCCACGAACAAAACAGGAATGTCCAAGTTGCGGACTTGCGTCGCATCCAGCACGCGCACCTTACCCACGGCCGAGTCACGGTTTAAAAGTTCCGTCTGATGAATCAGATCCGTCAGTTCGGTGAGCATCCGTGGGAAATCAATCGTCTGGCCACCCTCGTGGACTCGTTCATCAAAACCAGCCGCCGCATACAGCATGTTCTCAAACGCCTGCCAGGCATCGGTATCCCGCGCACGCATGTCGCGCTCTCCCTCATCGGTGAGCGCCGGTAATGTCCGCGGATCGAAACGCATTTCCCGTCCGATCCGGACCAGAATCTCCGCCCACCCGCTGCGGGTATGCTGTTGTTGCAGCGGTTCTAATACGGCTGACAAGCGCGTTAGAAAATCACCCGCCGCTCCGGCTGATTGTTGTTGGATGCGGCGTTTTTCCAACTTCGCGCCGGAAAGCATTTCGTCGGTTTCTGATGGTTGAGCGGCACGGTAGATCCGTTTGAGAATTTCGCGCCGTCCGCCGCGTAATTGCAGCCGCCGCAACTGCGCCGCCACGTCCCGCGTTGACTCCCCTTCCGTATACTCGGGCCAATCGGGATGAAAGTAGTTGTTCTGCAATAGCGGCAAGAGCCGCTCAAACGGCCAATCCTCGGCGGCGACTTGCAACAGCGCCATCAACGCTTTGATCACCGGGTTTGTGGCCAAGGACTCGGATGACTTGCAGATGTAGGGAATTCCGGCGTTCGTAAATGTTTCGTGCAGCAGATCGGCATAATCCGTCAGCGACCGGAAGGTGACGACAATATCCACAGGCGAGGTCCCGGCCGCCAACAACGTTTTGATCTGCGAGGCCATCGTGCGAACCTCACCCTGTTGCCCGGTTGCTTCAATCACAGAAACATCCGCAGCGGTTCCGCACGGCACGACGTCACGGGGATTTTGAAATAGATTCGCGGCGATTTGGGAAAAGGCAGCCGGACGGTTTTCGGCGATCTCGACACATTTGTCACGCTGCACGTTCGAGTGTCGCTCGAGTTGTTTTAGCGCCCCGAGCGGCTTGGCGAACAGGTCCCCGCGTTGCAGCGGCGATTCCAGCGGCAGGGTGACAAACATCTCCGTCACCTTGCCTGCCAACAGCTGGAGAATCTCGTATTGGGTCTTGGTGAAGTCGCTAAACCCGTCGACGACCACAAAGTCCAAATCCGCAAACGTTCCCCAATGCCCTTGGGTGAGTTGATCGCGGGCCGACCAAAACCGACCTTCCCCGTCGTACAGATCATGCGCCAGCAGGTGCTGTTGATAGACGCGATAAATCAGCGCCAGTTCTGCATCGCGGGGATGCGGGTTGTCGGCGGCGATTACCTCTTCAAAATGCTCCGGCCAAATCTCCGCTTGTTTCAACTCGCTGATAAACGCCAACACCTGATCAATGAATCCGGTCGTCACCGCAATCGGCGAGAAATGCCCCAACGCATCGTCGGCGTTTAACTTCTCGATAATGCCGCGGACAAGCACCCGTTGTAGCATGCGGGAAATCGGTGTCACCGCTGCGGGACTGTCGCGCAACACGCGGTCCGCAAATCCCGAAAACGTGAATACCTGCGGATTGAAACAGGCAGCCAGATCATCGACCAATAGATTTTCGCGGATG
Coding sequences within it:
- a CDS encoding PD-(D/E)XK nuclease family protein, with amino-acid sequence MTATIQVLTGPASSGKTDRMLGRYRAHLRDAADKLEIGRGLWLTPTHFSAAFIRENLLVDDLAACFNPQVFTFSGFADRVLRDSPAAVTPISRMLQRVLVRGIIEKLNADDALGHFSPIAVTTGFIDQVLAFISELKQAEIWPEHFEEVIAADNPHPRDAELALIYRVYQQHLLAHDLYDGEGRFWSARDQLTQGHWGTFADLDFVVVDGFSDFTKTQYEILQLLAGKVTEMFVTLPLESPLQRGDLFAKPLGALKQLERHSNVQRDKCVEIAENRPAAFSQIAANLFQNPRDVVPCGTAADVSVIEATGQQGEVRTMASQIKTLLAAGTSPVDIVVTFRSLTDYADLLHETFTNAGIPYICKSSESLATNPVIKALMALLQVAAEDWPFERLLPLLQNNYFHPDWPEYTEGESTRDVAAQLRRLQLRGGRREILKRIYRAAQPSETDEMLSGAKLEKRRIQQQSAGAAGDFLTRLSAVLEPLQQQHTRSGWAEILVRIGREMRFDPRTLPALTDEGERDMRARDTDAWQAFENMLYAAAGFDERVHEGGQTIDFPRMLTELTDLIHQTELLNRDSAVGKVRVLDATQVRNLDIPVLFVGGLTETGFPQRRGDDCFFSEADRRDFNERGLPLQHRTSRTQDEMLLFYGVVTRARQRLILSYPAMNSTGQPLLPSPYLLTLQNLFDEGAVPIMRRMELDPVPPISEMLTEADLRVVAVEQALNKDAGPLRSLFELPGHEPLVRNILAAATMADHRFRIHGFTPYEGLIPGAKHQILLGKRYSIAHEFSATELEAYANCPFQYFAGQILNVNALDAPEVKTDYKQRGNVVHDVLKKLHQQYLAVSTENGDDPPSEQELSAQFDELLQTLLRQHADDPKLMQTLTEIETRLLSEWGEEYARQWAEYSKDSEKNWDEPPQPVRYEVGFGAAPGGDPATDAAETAECLVLGVAHRAVRIRGRIDRIDVGEIAGTPAFNVVDYKTGTSTKFTAKKISEGGLIQLPLYAMAAERLGMVAAGAQPMELGYWFVKETGFKSKLTAGQVNEGKFTASEVWEHLQATLEESIPQMAAGIRRGQFPVYNEDTKCTTNCPYSTTCRVGQIRPLADTLHKTWKLSDQ
- a CDS encoding UvrD-helicase domain-containing protein, with product MTDDATTLTLQQAAAISMRDYSVGLSAGAGCGKTFVLTRRFLSHLEPGPHKTELSKLVAITFTDRAASEMRGRIREECHRRLQTCPSDAVPHWLDIVRDLETARISTIHGFCGSLLRTHAVEAAVDPGFTSLDQNASNAVLRHAVNESLLTQLEQSDEDAKAIVLQHGLERARTILERFVTLRFRVDFERWSQVTVEECLDNWTTQANEELREALIDLRRTPAARDALRLMTEFCPPDQKWLGPRRTILLEALPEEASTENPAEILQAIAKNASLSYAASAKYWPSPEIHQRVRDTLKALKDLAGAGAKIKFGDEDDLQQAAACGLLALRVARYAVAAYERQKQQAGALDFDDLLLRARNLLRDSPRVQRSAAAGISLLMVDEFQDTDPIQAEIVEALCGDRLINGNLFLVGDKKQSIYRFRRADPAVFTDLRNKLHEDAQLPLSMNFRSQPAILDFVNALFADELGDDYEPLIPHVEQLSPSPSVEFLWATPAEGEDGPVKTAKDERRRIEADWIARRLHQLLHDGVPRIRMKNPETGQAELRTVEPGDICILLRAMPDVRYYEQALREYGLDYYLVGGRAFYAQQEVYDIANLCQFLGDPDDDVSLLGILRSPFFGLRDDTLFAMVQNSGTLSAALAAAPPENIEEQQQEQVRNASLVLAELRREKDRMPLHHLLSLALERTGYDAALLTEFMGRRKLANLRKLIEMARQHERTGLLTMADFVQRLQQAVAEEEQEELAATHPETSDVIRIMTIHKSKGLEFPVVVVADLDRGAESRLDTVEYDSQLGPLVSVPAKFGRKFEHLGKNLFKAEESRQDDAERKRLLYVALTRAADHLILSANLEAIDKLSSPWMKILAKYFDLETGKPSLDEETGAAIIPEDYLLAVPEVAVCTSQPPLPDIKKESLTGLLPLNQLADELEQAEAMVLPDSLRRFAPNSSKRRQFSVSELEQIDAQLHSRPAAMLDQVRRPDDDEPPMTADAATILGTLVHAALEQVDFEDFGDVVALVEECSLTLADGATEEIRHRAAEMIRGFEQSPLGRELSTARRIFRELEFQWRCSSEGDTPLRYIAGFIDCLYESSDGTWTIVDYKTGRTTHHGDEAAQLAAYELQLGTYALAAQQLLGRLPDRVELVLLADDCRRLSLEVSEERLTAIQQRLSAAMAVVIDGAVNH